A stretch of Solea senegalensis isolate Sse05_10M linkage group LG10, IFAPA_SoseM_1, whole genome shotgun sequence DNA encodes these proteins:
- the LOC122775702 gene encoding Golgi apparatus membrane protein TVP23 homolog A-like: protein MADDTEDVELDFADDEQERARRGAVMRHPLASFFHLFFRVVAIIVYVLCDWISKNFASCFVLIITLLSFDFWSVKNVSGRLLVGLRWWNQIDEEGRSLWVFEAKKTPSGNTGTEAEERIFWLGLIVCPLIWTFFFFTSLFDLKIKWLCLVVASISLQVANLYGYLRCKSAGQDGRPPASHSFPGQHLLQRPDIIFGIL from the exons ATGGCGGATGACACAGAGGATGTGGAGCTGGACTTTGCTGATGACGAGCAGGAGAGGGCGCGGAGAGGCGCAGTCATGAG ACATCCCCTGGCCTCCTTCTTCCACCTGTTCTTCCGAGTGGTCGCCATCATTGTCTATGTGCTCTGTGACTGGATCAGTAAGAACTTTGCATCATGTTTTGTGCTGATCATCACTCTGCTTTCCTTTGACTTTTGGTCAGTCAAG AATGTGAGTGGCAGACTGTTGGTGGGACTGCGCTGGTGGAATCAAATCGATGAAGAGGGACGGAGCCTCTGGGTGTTTGAGGCCAAAAAA acTCCCAGCGGCAACACTgggacagaggcagaggagaggataTTTTGGCTGGGTTTAATCGTCTGTCCTCTCATTTggacattcttcttcttcacctccctcTTCGACTTGAAGATTAAATGGCTG TGTCTTGTTGTGGCCAGCATTTCCCTCCAAGTGGCGAACCTCTATGGATATCTACGCTGCAAATCAGCGGGACAAGATGGCCGGCCTCCAGCCTCCCACTCTTTCCCAGGACAGCACCTCCTGCAGCGT CCGGACATCATCTTTGGAATCCTATGA